In Elaeis guineensis isolate ETL-2024a chromosome 1, EG11, whole genome shotgun sequence, a genomic segment contains:
- the LOC105061362 gene encoding (+)-neomenthol dehydrogenase isoform X2: MGSNGQPIPDRLAVVTGANKGIGLETARQLASHGVTVILTARDEKKGTDAVESLHHVGFSSVVFHQLDVRDPASVASLADFIQNQFGKLDILVNNAGASGVLVDVEGLEALNIDPESWLSGKATNIVQGVIRQGYEDAITCLDTNYYGVKRVTEALLPLLMRSASGARIVNVSSLRSELKRMPSESIRNELNDIDNLNEEMIEKLLDRFLEDLKNGRLEAGGWPMMLPSYSVSKTVLNAYTRVLAKRYADMCINCVHPGYVKTDINWNTGVLPTEDGAKGPVMLALLPSGGPSGCYFDQTTMAEF; this comes from the exons ATGGGAAGCAACGGGCAGCCAATACCAGACCG GCTTGCAGTGGTAACTGGAGCCAACAAAGGGATTGGCCTGGAGACTGCTCGGCAGCTTGCAAGCCATGGTGTAACTGTCATCCTAACAGCAAGAGATGAGAAGAAGGGGACAGATGCTGTTGAATCCCTCCACCATGTTGGCTTCTCCAGTGTGGTTTTCCATCAACTTGATGTTCGAGATCCTGCTAGTGTTGCATCCTTAGCTGATTTCATCCAAAATCAATTCGGAAAGCTCGATATcttg GTAAATAATGCAGGAGCCTCAGGAGTCTTGGTTGATGTGGAAGGCCTGGAAGCTCTTAATATTGATCCTGAATCTTGG CTTTCTGGTAAGGCAACCAACATAGTTCAAGGAGTGATCCGTCAGGGCTACGAAGATGCCATAACATGCCTAGACACCAATTACTATGGCGTCAAAAGAGTGACAGAAGCACTACTGCCTCTCCTGATGCGCTCGGCCTCAGGTGCAAGGATTGTCAATGTTTCCTCTCTGAGATCAGAGCTCAAG AGGATGCCCAGTGAAAGTATCAGAAATGAACTGAATGACATCGATAACTTGAATGAAGAGATGATAGAAAAGTTGCTGGATAGATTCCTGGAGGACCTCAAGAATGGAAGGCTTGAAGCTGGTGGATGGCCAATGATGTTACCTTCATATAGTGTATCAAAAACTGTGCTCAATGCCTACACAAGGGTTCTTGCAAAGAGGTATGCAGATATGTGCATCAATTGTGTGCACCCGGGCTATGTCAAGACGGACATAAATTGGAATACTGGGGTCCTCCCTACTGAAGACGGGGCTAAAGGTCCAGTAATGCTTGCTTTGTTGCCCAGTGGTGGACCTTCAGGGTGCTATTTTGATCAGACCACCATGGCAGAGTTTTGA
- the LOC105061362 gene encoding (+)-neomenthol dehydrogenase isoform X1 — MNYSESVLLGSEFRSAIAFQPSTATVLRRSTIPWSHPPPSAFFGGWKRNRGLRLEKIPGATLLGITSSSRQQAMGSNGQPIPDRLAVVTGANKGIGLETARQLASHGVTVILTARDEKKGTDAVESLHHVGFSSVVFHQLDVRDPASVASLADFIQNQFGKLDILVNNAGASGVLVDVEGLEALNIDPESWLSGKATNIVQGVIRQGYEDAITCLDTNYYGVKRVTEALLPLLMRSASGARIVNVSSLRSELKRMPSESIRNELNDIDNLNEEMIEKLLDRFLEDLKNGRLEAGGWPMMLPSYSVSKTVLNAYTRVLAKRYADMCINCVHPGYVKTDINWNTGVLPTEDGAKGPVMLALLPSGGPSGCYFDQTTMAEF; from the exons ATGAACTATTCTGAAAGCGTATTATTAGGCTCTGAATTCCGATCCGCCATTGCCTTCCAGCCATCCACTGCCACCGTTCTACGTCGCAGCACCATCCCTTGGAGCCATCCGCCGCCAAGCGCCTTCTTTGGTGGTTGGAAGAGGAACAGGGGATTAAGGTTGGAGAAGATCCCTGGTGCCACCCTTCTTGGAATCACATCATCTTCCAG ACAGCAGGCAATGGGAAGCAACGGGCAGCCAATACCAGACCG GCTTGCAGTGGTAACTGGAGCCAACAAAGGGATTGGCCTGGAGACTGCTCGGCAGCTTGCAAGCCATGGTGTAACTGTCATCCTAACAGCAAGAGATGAGAAGAAGGGGACAGATGCTGTTGAATCCCTCCACCATGTTGGCTTCTCCAGTGTGGTTTTCCATCAACTTGATGTTCGAGATCCTGCTAGTGTTGCATCCTTAGCTGATTTCATCCAAAATCAATTCGGAAAGCTCGATATcttg GTAAATAATGCAGGAGCCTCAGGAGTCTTGGTTGATGTGGAAGGCCTGGAAGCTCTTAATATTGATCCTGAATCTTGG CTTTCTGGTAAGGCAACCAACATAGTTCAAGGAGTGATCCGTCAGGGCTACGAAGATGCCATAACATGCCTAGACACCAATTACTATGGCGTCAAAAGAGTGACAGAAGCACTACTGCCTCTCCTGATGCGCTCGGCCTCAGGTGCAAGGATTGTCAATGTTTCCTCTCTGAGATCAGAGCTCAAG AGGATGCCCAGTGAAAGTATCAGAAATGAACTGAATGACATCGATAACTTGAATGAAGAGATGATAGAAAAGTTGCTGGATAGATTCCTGGAGGACCTCAAGAATGGAAGGCTTGAAGCTGGTGGATGGCCAATGATGTTACCTTCATATAGTGTATCAAAAACTGTGCTCAATGCCTACACAAGGGTTCTTGCAAAGAGGTATGCAGATATGTGCATCAATTGTGTGCACCCGGGCTATGTCAAGACGGACATAAATTGGAATACTGGGGTCCTCCCTACTGAAGACGGGGCTAAAGGTCCAGTAATGCTTGCTTTGTTGCCCAGTGGTGGACCTTCAGGGTGCTATTTTGATCAGACCACCATGGCAGAGTTTTGA